In Peptococcaceae bacterium, the following proteins share a genomic window:
- a CDS encoding DUF6282 family protein translates to MFADYSFLEGAIDLHIHVGPDYVQRYGDSITLAQEAARAGMKAIVIKTHLSSTVASAHAATRVVEGVRVFGGIALNECNGELNPRSVMATARAGGKMVWLPTVDAGYALEKAQKGHWIGHYVNGSTFGYARKGMRILDENNVLKKEIGEIINICKEYDVILGTGHISPQEALALARESKKAGFKKLEVTHPNAWLEDFTIGVLKELAELGATLSLSFGVCSPHNGRQDPQEIASVIREVGAEHCCLITDYGQTVHPSPTEGLRVYCQLLANLGIKRQEIELMTRENPARLLSI, encoded by the coding sequence ATGTTTGCGGATTACAGCTTTTTAGAGGGCGCCATCGATCTACATATCCATGTTGGACCGGACTATGTCCAGCGATATGGCGATAGTATCACCCTGGCCCAGGAAGCGGCCAGGGCAGGTATGAAGGCAATAGTTATTAAAACACATCTATCTTCGACAGTAGCCTCCGCTCATGCGGCCACCAGAGTGGTTGAAGGAGTCAGGGTTTTTGGAGGTATTGCTCTAAATGAGTGCAACGGCGAGCTCAATCCCAGGAGTGTTATGGCCACAGCCAGGGCGGGAGGGAAAATGGTCTGGCTTCCGACCGTCGATGCCGGGTATGCACTGGAAAAAGCCCAAAAAGGCCATTGGATTGGCCATTATGTGAATGGTTCCACTTTCGGTTATGCGCGAAAGGGCATGCGCATCCTGGATGAGAACAATGTTCTGAAGAAAGAAATAGGGGAGATTATCAATATTTGCAAGGAATATGACGTAATTTTGGGAACCGGTCATATATCGCCGCAGGAAGCGCTTGCGCTGGCCAGGGAGAGCAAGAAAGCCGGATTTAAAAAACTGGAGGTGACTCATCCCAATGCCTGGCTGGAAGACTTTACGATAGGGGTTCTTAAAGAACTGGCGGAACTGGGAGCAACGCTTTCCTTGTCTTTTGGGGTGTGTTCGCCGCACAATGGGAGGCAGGATCCCCAGGAAATAGCCAGTGTTATCAGGGAGGTAGGGGCGGAGCACTGCTGCCTGATTACGGATTACGGCCAGACGGTTCATCCTTCGCCGACGGAAGGGTTGAGGGTTTACTGCCAGCTTTTGGCTAATCTTGGCATTAAACGACAGGAAATTGAACTTATGACCAGGGAGAATCCGGCCCGCTTGCTTTCAATATAG
- a CDS encoding MBL fold metallo-hydrolase: MKIRFCGAAGTVTGSCFLVTVGKTRFLVDCGMFQGSKELKERNYGEFLFNPAEIDFVLLTHAHVDHCGLIPKLFKHGFKGPVYTTKATAELCSIVLPDSAHIQEMEVERKNRKNMRSGSKLLEPIYTVDDARRCQENFRGCGYEETLELAPGIKVRFQDAGHILGSAMIELYAQEGEKERKIVFSGDIGNINQPIVDDPTKIYVADIVVMESTYGNRYHLEAENKLDLLASVIKSTLKKGGNLIVPSFAVERTQDLIFDLKMLSEQGRIPHVDVYIDSPMAVEATQVFINNHEFCTDEAFCQVSGEEAQKFFQWPNLHYVITAEQSMALNKIKGGAIIISASGMADAGRIKHHLKHNLWRPESTILFVGYQAEGTLGRRILEGEKRVRIHGEEVAVRADIVKIEGFSSHADQKGLLEWLKAFKKKPEKLFLVHGETDSLETLQRVIQSETGQHAEIPAYGAQYDLETDAFEKAPELAAPAGVKEMPELELAFQAIKHKIEELARVPGKDTRTLQRLLAQLSEVEREIKRAG; this comes from the coding sequence ATGAAGATAAGATTCTGCGGTGCGGCTGGTACCGTTACCGGCTCATGTTTTTTGGTAACCGTGGGCAAAACCAGATTCCTTGTGGACTGTGGGATGTTCCAAGGTTCAAAGGAGTTAAAAGAGAGGAACTACGGGGAGTTTTTGTTTAACCCTGCCGAAATTGACTTTGTGCTGCTAACGCACGCGCATGTGGACCACTGCGGCCTGATTCCCAAGCTCTTCAAGCATGGTTTTAAAGGCCCGGTTTACACCACCAAGGCGACGGCCGAGCTGTGCAGCATTGTGCTGCCCGACAGTGCTCATATACAGGAAATGGAAGTTGAAAGAAAAAACAGGAAGAATATGCGCAGCGGCAGTAAACTGCTGGAGCCTATTTATACCGTGGATGATGCCAGGCGCTGCCAGGAAAATTTCCGGGGCTGCGGTTACGAAGAAACGCTTGAACTCGCGCCGGGCATAAAGGTCAGGTTCCAGGATGCAGGGCATATCCTGGGCTCGGCGATGATTGAATTATATGCGCAGGAAGGGGAAAAAGAACGCAAGATCGTCTTTTCCGGCGATATCGGCAATATCAATCAACCGATAGTAGATGATCCGACAAAGATATATGTCGCGGATATTGTGGTCATGGAGTCGACTTACGGGAATCGTTATCACCTGGAGGCGGAAAACAAGCTGGATCTCTTGGCAAGCGTGATCAAGTCGACCCTGAAAAAAGGAGGGAATCTCATCGTGCCTTCTTTTGCCGTGGAAAGAACGCAGGATTTAATCTTTGATTTGAAAATGCTGAGCGAGCAAGGACGAATACCGCATGTGGACGTTTATATCGACAGCCCCATGGCTGTCGAAGCGACCCAGGTGTTTATAAATAACCACGAATTTTGCACAGACGAGGCTTTCTGCCAGGTATCAGGGGAAGAGGCTCAAAAATTCTTCCAGTGGCCCAACCTGCACTATGTGATCACTGCGGAGCAATCCATGGCCTTAAACAAAATCAAAGGAGGCGCCATTATCATCTCGGCAAGCGGTATGGCCGACGCCGGAAGAATAAAACACCATTTAAAGCACAATCTCTGGCGTCCCGAGTCGACCATACTCTTTGTTGGTTACCAGGCTGAGGGCACTCTTGGCCGCCGGATCCTGGAAGGGGAAAAGAGGGTGAGAATACACGGTGAAGAAGTTGCGGTGAGAGCGGATATAGTTAAGATCGAAGGGTTTTCTTCCCATGCCGACCAGAAAGGGCTGTTGGAATGGCTCAAGGCATTTAAGAAAAAACCTGAAAAGCTCTTTTTGGTGCACGGTGAAACGGATTCCCTGGAGACACTGCAGAGAGTTATTCAAAGCGAGACTGGCCAGCATGCTGAAATTCCAGCTTACGGCGCGCAGTATGACCTGGAAACCGATGCGTTTGAAAAGGCGCCGGAACTGGCAGCACCTGCTGGAGTGAAGGAGATGCCAGAGCTGGAGCTTGCGTTCCAGGCTATCAAGCATAAAATCGAAGAACTGGCCAGGGTACCGGGTAAAGATACCCGCACGTTACAGCGGCTGCTGGCGCAGTTAAGCGAAGTGGAACGAGAAATAAAAAGAGCCGGTTGA
- a CDS encoding RimK-like ATPgrasp N-terminal domain-containing protein, producing MIWKKMGGEIILYRLNSDDTYLYNMFGDYTYLTEGYYKSLDCELSGINIRPTTEEALDAYVVPLAMKKAEFSGIKTPVHEIVTEKLTPPILAYPINPFTSKCEVIIEKENMGEDLKRVTMGGKYATICQRLPADYRIDVVRSLLGLTLQKEYTAFAMSVFKAFHLPLMRIRVIVTADEYLFSAIEPLPYDELTLKEKKMLEEMGTWQR from the coding sequence ATGATTTGGAAAAAAATGGGAGGAGAAATTATTCTGTACAGGCTGAACAGCGATGACACTTATTTATACAACATGTTCGGCGACTATACTTACCTGACCGAAGGCTACTACAAGTCGTTGGACTGTGAACTTTCAGGGATCAACATCAGGCCGACCACGGAGGAGGCGCTTGACGCCTATGTTGTTCCTCTGGCCATGAAAAAAGCGGAGTTTTCAGGCATTAAAACACCTGTTCACGAAATCGTGACTGAAAAACTGACACCCCCTATCTTGGCTTATCCTATCAATCCTTTTACTTCCAAGTGCGAAGTAATCATCGAGAAGGAAAATATGGGAGAAGACTTAAAAAGAGTGACCATGGGTGGCAAGTATGCCACGATCTGTCAAAGGCTGCCTGCCGACTACAGGATCGATGTGGTTCGCTCACTTTTGGGGCTGACACTTCAAAAGGAATACACTGCTTTTGCCATGTCGGTTTTCAAGGCGTTTCACCTGCCGCTCATGAGGATCAGGGTGATTGTAACGGCCGATGAGTACCTGTTTTCCGCTATCGAGCCGCTGCCCTATGATGAACTTACTCTGAAGGAAAAGAAGATGCTGGAGGAGATGGGGACATGGCAAAGATAG
- a CDS encoding GNAT family N-acetyltransferase has protein sequence MSELLVRKAFWTDLDKLVEMERICFPQGDAFSKRAMRRMVINPNGSIILDVLEYGGCMAGYAAYLTRKNSRTIRLYSLCVLPDYEGRGLARKYLEGRLKDFSPYFSRISLEVRTSNGKAVRLYQGLGFKLQKVLEKYYADGEKGYRLVKLL, from the coding sequence TTGAGTGAGCTTTTGGTTCGTAAGGCATTTTGGACAGACTTGGACAAGCTGGTGGAAATGGAGAGAATATGTTTCCCGCAGGGCGATGCATTTTCAAAACGTGCCATGAGGCGGATGGTGATTAACCCGAACGGGTCGATCATTCTTGACGTGCTGGAGTATGGAGGGTGTATGGCCGGGTATGCGGCATACCTGACAAGGAAAAACAGCCGAACGATCAGGCTGTATTCTTTATGCGTGCTGCCGGATTATGAAGGGCGGGGACTGGCCAGGAAGTACCTGGAAGGAAGGTTAAAAGATTTTTCTCCGTATTTTTCCAGAATAAGCCTGGAAGTAAGAACATCCAACGGGAAGGCAGTCCGGTTGTATCAGGGTCTGGGGTTTAAACTGCAAAAGGTTTTGGAAAAATATTATGCTGATGGAGAAAAAGGGTACCGCCTGGTTAAATTGCTGTAA
- a CDS encoding GntR family transcriptional regulator yields MAISELNFINKEQFITTKIEAVYNVLRENIVNGNLKPGTRLVLKKIAGDLGVSEIPVREAIRMLEAQGLVTITPHTGAQVSTFSAEDAEEIFNIRSVLEGYAAKTALPNLTPEVMERLNGVIAEMRECIKEGDAVRYGLLNRDFHRLLYQCSPYKRLYKMIFEMWDGSERTRAVFAFDRERPENSLREHEDIMRALEEGDGEKVEQIVRKHKQKAGEAFVRYLNHHNT; encoded by the coding sequence ATGGCCATTAGCGAACTGAATTTTATTAACAAGGAACAGTTTATCACCACAAAGATTGAAGCTGTTTATAACGTGTTGCGGGAAAACATTGTCAACGGCAATCTTAAACCCGGCACAAGGCTGGTTCTCAAGAAAATAGCCGGCGACCTTGGGGTATCGGAAATCCCGGTGAGGGAAGCCATAAGAATGTTGGAGGCCCAGGGACTTGTCACCATAACGCCTCATACGGGAGCGCAGGTGTCCACTTTCAGCGCTGAAGACGCCGAGGAGATTTTCAATATCAGGAGTGTTCTGGAGGGTTATGCGGCCAAAACAGCTTTGCCGAATTTGACTCCCGAGGTTATGGAACGTCTCAATGGGGTAATAGCAGAAATGCGCGAGTGCATAAAAGAAGGGGATGCGGTCAGGTATGGCCTTCTTAACCGCGATTTTCACCGGCTGCTTTACCAGTGTTCGCCGTACAAACGGCTTTACAAAATGATATTTGAGATGTGGGATGGCAGTGAACGAACTAGGGCCGTTTTTGCCTTTGACCGTGAAAGGCCGGAAAATTCCCTCCGGGAGCATGAGGACATTATGCGCGCCCTGGAAGAGGGCGATGGTGAAAAGGTCGAGCAAATTGTAAGGAAACACAAGCAAAAAGCCGGCGAAGCATTTGTCAGGTATTTAAATCATCATAACACGTAA
- a CDS encoding citrate/2-methylcitrate synthase, whose protein sequence is MHLAFNNHAKVNSARFDALSRLAEKNNRIDPDLYHKYDVKRGLRNNNGTGVLVGLTGVGDVHGYRMDNGVKVPDEGKLYYRGIEIKEIIEGFQKDGRYGFEEVNYLLLFGVLPNRHELEEFVNILGENRKLPDGFTEDMMLKVPSRDIMNMLARSVLAAYCYDRDPDDLSLKSVLRHSIELIARFPTMAVYGYQAKSRYYDNKSLFIHTPREELSTAENILYMLRPTCEYSRLEAELLDLALVLHAEHGGGNNSTFTTRVVTSTGTDTYSAIAAAVGSLKGGKHGGANLKVLEMMENIKANVRDWDNEDKLKAYLHDIVNKKANDGSGLIYGMGHAVYTLSDPRAVLLKKKAAELAKEKGAEKEFHLYSEVERLTSVVFSEVRNEKVTLAANVDLYSGFVYKALNIPRELYTPLFAIARIGGWCAHRIEELASGGKIIRPAYKNVAEIKRYVPLSER, encoded by the coding sequence ATGCATCTGGCATTCAATAACCATGCGAAAGTCAACTCAGCGAGATTTGATGCTTTGAGCAGGCTGGCGGAAAAAAACAACCGTATTGATCCTGATTTGTACCATAAATATGATGTAAAACGGGGTTTGAGGAACAACAACGGCACAGGGGTGCTGGTTGGCCTGACTGGAGTGGGAGATGTCCATGGCTACCGCATGGACAACGGCGTAAAGGTGCCGGATGAAGGCAAATTATACTACAGAGGCATCGAAATAAAGGAGATTATCGAAGGTTTTCAAAAAGACGGGAGGTACGGGTTTGAAGAAGTAAACTATCTTTTGCTTTTCGGCGTTTTGCCCAATCGTCATGAGCTGGAAGAATTTGTAAATATATTAGGGGAAAACAGGAAACTGCCGGACGGTTTTACCGAGGATATGATGTTGAAAGTTCCCAGCAGGGACATCATGAATATGCTGGCCAGGAGCGTTCTGGCCGCATATTGCTACGACCGCGATCCTGATGATTTGAGCTTAAAAAGTGTGCTCAGGCACTCAATTGAATTGATTGCCCGTTTTCCAACCATGGCCGTGTACGGTTACCAGGCAAAATCCAGGTATTATGATAACAAGAGTTTATTTATACACACGCCGCGCGAAGAATTGAGCACGGCGGAAAACATATTATACATGCTGCGCCCGACCTGCGAATACAGCAGGCTTGAGGCGGAGCTTCTCGATCTCGCGCTGGTCCTCCATGCGGAACACGGGGGAGGAAACAATTCAACATTTACCACCAGGGTGGTCACGTCGACCGGCACGGATACATATTCTGCCATTGCTGCCGCCGTGGGTTCGCTGAAAGGCGGCAAACACGGCGGAGCCAATCTTAAGGTGCTGGAAATGATGGAGAATATCAAGGCCAATGTCCGGGATTGGGATAATGAAGATAAACTGAAAGCTTATCTCCACGACATTGTTAACAAGAAGGCGAACGACGGCTCCGGCCTCATTTACGGGATGGGGCACGCGGTTTATACGTTGTCAGACCCCAGGGCGGTTCTGTTGAAGAAAAAAGCGGCCGAATTGGCCAAAGAAAAAGGAGCGGAAAAAGAATTTCATCTTTACTCGGAAGTGGAAAGACTCACCTCCGTTGTTTTCAGCGAGGTGAGAAACGAGAAGGTTACCCTGGCCGCAAATGTTGACCTTTATTCCGGGTTTGTCTACAAGGCTTTGAACATACCCCGGGAACTGTATACGCCGCTGTTTGCCATAGCTAGGATCGGCGGATGGTGTGCTCACCGCATAGAAGAACTGGCCAGCGGAGGAAAAATAATCAGGCCGGCTTATAAAAATGTGGCTGAAATAAAGAGATACGTGCCCCTATCCGAAAGGTAA
- a CDS encoding TrpB-like pyridoxal phosphate-dependent enzyme, translating to MRKEEMTKIILPEEKIPRSWYNVQADMPNKLQPGLNPQTKKQLQPQDLAPIFPMALIEQEVSTQRFIEIPEEVREVYKKWRPSPLYRARSLEKALDTPARIYYKYEGVSPVGSHKLNTAVPQAYYNKKEGIKRLSTETGAGQWGTALSLACKMFDLQCTVYMVRISFEQKPYRRSFMQVYGAECISSPSPKTSVGRKILEEQPNTPGTLGIAISEAVEDAAGRSDTNYSLGSVLNHVCLHQSVIGQEVKLQLEMVDDYPDVVIGCCGGGSNFAGIAFPFVPDKLAGKKVRLMAVEPAACPTLTRGKFAYDYGDVAGITPMLMMYTLGHSFTPAGIHAGGLRYHGDAPLVSQLYHDGIVEARAYKQKGVFEAAVLFSQTEGILPAPESAHAVKAAVDEALEAKEAGESRCIVFNLSGHGHLDLSAYENYLSGNLEDAELSEEELKRNIDKLPEV from the coding sequence ATGAGAAAAGAAGAGATGACAAAAATCATTTTGCCCGAAGAGAAAATACCCCGTTCGTGGTATAACGTGCAGGCTGATATGCCGAACAAGCTCCAGCCCGGGTTGAACCCGCAGACCAAAAAGCAATTACAGCCCCAGGACCTGGCACCCATTTTCCCCATGGCTCTAATTGAGCAGGAGGTATCCACGCAGAGGTTTATCGAAATTCCGGAAGAAGTAAGGGAGGTCTACAAAAAATGGAGACCCTCACCGCTTTACCGGGCTCGTAGCCTGGAAAAAGCGCTGGATACGCCGGCCCGTATTTACTACAAGTATGAAGGGGTAAGCCCGGTCGGCAGTCACAAATTGAACACCGCTGTGCCGCAGGCTTATTACAATAAGAAAGAAGGGATCAAACGCCTGTCTACAGAAACAGGAGCTGGCCAGTGGGGAACAGCGCTGTCTCTGGCTTGTAAGATGTTTGACCTTCAATGCACCGTTTATATGGTCAGGATCAGCTTCGAGCAGAAACCTTACAGGCGTTCATTCATGCAGGTTTATGGCGCGGAGTGTATTTCTAGCCCCAGTCCGAAAACATCTGTAGGGCGAAAAATACTGGAAGAACAGCCAAATACTCCCGGGACATTAGGCATTGCCATCAGCGAGGCGGTCGAAGATGCAGCGGGGAGGAGCGATACCAATTATTCCCTGGGAAGCGTCCTTAATCATGTTTGTCTTCACCAGTCCGTCATCGGGCAGGAAGTTAAGCTCCAGCTGGAAATGGTTGATGATTACCCGGATGTGGTTATAGGCTGCTGCGGGGGAGGAAGCAATTTTGCGGGTATCGCCTTTCCTTTTGTACCCGATAAACTGGCCGGGAAAAAGGTTCGCTTGATGGCGGTTGAACCTGCAGCCTGTCCCACGCTGACCAGGGGGAAATTTGCTTATGACTACGGGGATGTGGCCGGTATAACTCCCATGTTGATGATGTATACGCTCGGTCATTCATTTACGCCAGCCGGCATTCACGCCGGTGGGTTAAGGTATCATGGGGATGCTCCCTTGGTAAGCCAGCTTTATCATGACGGGATTGTGGAGGCCAGGGCCTATAAACAAAAAGGAGTATTCGAGGCGGCTGTACTCTTTTCCCAGACGGAAGGGATTTTGCCTGCGCCGGAGTCGGCTCACGCCGTTAAGGCTGCGGTGGATGAAGCCCTGGAAGCCAAAGAGGCCGGCGAGTCTCGCTGTATTGTTTTCAATTTGAGCGGTCACGGCCACCTGGATCTGTCGGCCTATGAGAATTATCTTTCCGGGAATCTCGAGGATGCCGAGCTTAGTGAAGAAGAATTAAAAAGGAATATAGATAAACTGCCGGAAGTTTAA
- a CDS encoding ATP-grasp domain-containing protein codes for MAKIAIFTERYTIRSSVELAALTNYRMAAFELGHQLDFLFRHELKYLHNYDAVFIRALTDPLNTSYVVARLAQMQGQRVIDEPESIRICCDKVNMYKRLIQRQITVPETIFLDNKEVTRENARELFEGLGIPLVLKAPNSSFSHYVEKVNSYDEFVMVGKKFLRRADRIIVQQYIPSEYDWRVILLNGKVQAVVKYVFAQNTWRTMDRAENGELSKVVGVRIEEAKPELLKIAADAAKAIGNSLYGVDIKEVDGEYYVIEVNDNPNIDAGNEDQASPEIYKNIVRYLAGEEI; via the coding sequence ATGGCAAAGATAGCAATTTTTACGGAACGATACACGATCAGGAGTTCGGTGGAACTGGCCGCCCTGACGAACTACAGAATGGCTGCTTTTGAGCTGGGACACCAGTTGGATTTTCTCTTTCGCCACGAATTGAAGTACCTCCATAATTACGATGCCGTTTTTATCAGAGCCCTTACCGATCCGCTGAACACAAGTTACGTGGTGGCCAGGTTGGCCCAGATGCAGGGGCAGCGTGTTATTGACGAACCGGAAAGCATACGCATTTGCTGCGACAAGGTAAACATGTACAAGCGGCTGATCCAGCGGCAGATAACGGTGCCGGAAACAATTTTTTTGGACAATAAGGAGGTTACGAGGGAGAACGCGCGTGAGCTGTTTGAGGGGCTGGGCATTCCTCTCGTTTTAAAAGCTCCCAACAGCAGCTTTTCGCATTACGTCGAAAAGGTTAATTCTTATGACGAGTTTGTAATGGTCGGGAAAAAGTTCTTGCGAAGAGCGGACCGAATTATTGTTCAGCAGTACATCCCAAGCGAGTATGATTGGCGTGTAATTCTCCTGAACGGAAAGGTTCAGGCGGTTGTAAAGTATGTTTTCGCCCAAAACACATGGAGAACGATGGATCGCGCCGAGAATGGAGAGCTGTCCAAAGTGGTGGGGGTAAGGATTGAAGAAGCCAAGCCGGAATTGCTTAAAATCGCTGCCGATGCGGCAAAAGCGATTGGGAACAGTTTGTACGGTGTGGACATTAAAGAAGTCGATGGAGAATACTACGTAATTGAAGTGAACGACAATCCCAATATCGATGCGGGCAACGAAGATCAGGCCAGCCCGGAAATATATAAAAACATCGTTCGCTACCTCGCGGGTGAAGAGATTTGA